One Pyrus communis chromosome 13, drPyrComm1.1, whole genome shotgun sequence genomic window carries:
- the LOC137713641 gene encoding kinesin-like protein NACK1, producing the protein MTVKTPGTPASKVDRTPASTPASKIDRTPVSTPGGPRAKEEKIVVTVRLRPLNKREQLAKDQVAWECLDDNTIVYKPPPQERSVQPAPFTFDKVFGPTSLTEAVYEEGVKNVALSSLMGINATIFAYGQTSSGKTYTMRGITEKAVIDIYNHIINTPERDFTIKISGLEIYNENVRDLLNSESGRSLKLLDDPEKGTVVEKLVEETASNDQHLRHLISICEAQRQVGETALNDNSSRSHQIIRLTIESTLRENSDCVRSFVASLNFVDLAGSERASQSLADGARLREGCHINLSLMTLTTVIRKLSSGKRSGHIPYRDSKLTRILQHSLGGNARTAIICTLSPALSHFEQSRNTLFFATRAKEVTNNARVNMVVSDKQLVKHLQKEVARLEAELRTPDPLREKELKIQQMEMEIEELRRQRDRAQSQVLELQQKLQEDPQGSNPSGIPHPSVKKCLSYTGVLSTKPDKKDIGPGDRARNLRQSMRQSSTAPFTLMHEIRKLEHLQEQLGEEANRALEVLQKEVACHRLGNQDAAETIANLQAEIREMRSVRSVPKEVELGTVVPTNKSVSANLKEEITRLHSQGSTIENLEEQLESVQKSIDKLVMSLPSNYQECNIEASAKSKKESKKKKCLPLASSNIANRQNFIRSPCSPLSASRQIAESETENRAPENDDSMSGEIQPESEKGTPTKNEECGDVSSKESTPTGYRRSSSVNMKKMQKMFQNAAEENVRNIRTYVTELKERVAKLQYQKQLLVCQVLELEANEAAGYNLENDEDTCETEEPQVSWQITFKEQRQQIIELWDLCFVSIIHRTQFYLLFKGDPADQIYVEVELRRLTWLQQHLAELGDGSPAHVGDEPRVSLSSSMRALKREREFLAKRLSSRLTAEEREALYMKWDVPLEGKHRKLQFVNKLWQDPHDPRHIQESAEIVAKLVGFCESGNLSREMFELNFVLPSDRRPWMMGWNQISNLLNL; encoded by the exons ATAAAGTTTTCGGTCCTACTTCCTTAACGGAAGCAGTATATGAGGAAGGAGTGAAAAATGTCGCCTTGTCTTCTTTGATGGGCATCAATG CAACTATATTCGCTTATGGGCAAACGAGCAGTGGGAAGACATACACAATGAGAGGGATAACAGAGAAAGCTGTCATTGATATCTACAATCATATAATCAAT ACTCCGGAGAGAGACTTTACAATAAAAATCTCTGGACTTGAAATATACAACGAGAATGTGAGGGACCTGCTAAATTCTGAATCAGGTCGTAGTTTGAAGCTTCTAGATGATCCAGAG AAAGGTACCGTGGTTGAGAAGCTGGTGGAGGAAACTGCAAGCAATGATCAGCATTTGAGACATTTAATCAGCATTTGTGAAGCCCAAAGACAAGTTGGTGAAACTGCTTTAAATGATAACAGCTCCCGGTCTCATCAGATAATAAGACTG ACAATTGAAAGTACACTCCGTGAGAATTCAGATTGCGTGAGATCTTTCGTGGCAAGCCTG AACTTTGTCGATCTGGCTGGAAGCGAAAGAGCTTCACAATCACTTGCAGATGGTGCTAGGCTCAGGGAAGGTTGCCACATCAACCTTAGCTTGATGACACTCACAACTGTCATTAGAAAACTCAG CAGTGGGAAAAGAAGTGGTCATATACCCTATCGAGACTCAAAGCTCACTCGCATATTGCAGCATTCTCTAGGTGGGAATGCACGCACAGCCATCATATGCACCTTGAGTCCGGCATTGAGCCATTTTGAACAATCTCGCAATACACTCTTCTTTGCCACCAGGGCAAAGGAAGTAACAAATAACGCTCGTGTGAATATG GTTGTTTCGGACAAACAGCTAGTGAAACATTTGCAGAAGGAAGTAGCGAGACTGGAAGCAGAGCTGCGCACCCCTGACCCATTAAGGgaaaaagaattgaaaattCAGCAG ATGGAAATGGAGATTGAAGAACTGAGACGCCAAAGAGATCGTGCTCAGTCTCAGGTGCTTGAATTACAGCAAAAACTTCAGGAGGATCCACAG GGTTCAAACCCTTCGGGAATACCCCATCCCTCTGTGAAGAAATGTCTCTCATACACCGGTGTTCTATCAACAAAACCCGACAAAAAGGATATAGGCCCTGGTGATAGAGCAAGAAATTTGAGGCAGTCTATGAGGCAATCATCAACTGCTCCTTTCACACTAATGCATGAAATCCGCAAACTTGAACACCTGCAAGAACAGCTTGGGGAAGAAGCAAATCGAGCTCTGGAAGTATTACAAAAGGAGGTGGCTTGTCATAGGCTAGGCAACCAAGATGCAGCTGAAACAATTGCCAATCTGCAAGCAGAAATAAGAGAAATGCGTTCTGTCAGATCAGTGCcaaaagaagttgaacttgGAACTGTAGTTCCTACTAACAAGAGTGTAAGTGCTAATCTCAAGGAAGAGATTACGAGACTTCATTCACAGGGCAGCACGATTGAAAATCTCGAGGAACAGCTAGAAAGTGTTCAGAAGTCGATAGATAAATTGGTGATGTCTCTTCCTAGCAATTATCAAGAGTGCAATATTGAGGCATCCGCCAAGTCTAAAAAGGAGTCCAAAAAGAAGAAGTGTCTACCTTTGGCCTCAAGTAACATTGCCAACCGGCAAAATTTCATCAGATCACCTTGCTCACCTCTATCAGCTTCTCGGCAAATTGCAGAATCTGAAACTGAAAATAGGGCTCCTGAGAATGATGATAGTATGTCCGGTGAGATTCAGCCAGAGTCTGAGAAGGGGACTCCGACAAAGAATGAAGAATGTGGAGATGTCTCATCAAAGGAAAGCACTCCAACAGGTTATCGGCGTTCTAGTTCAGTaaacatgaagaaaatgcaGAAGATGTTCCAAAATGCAGCAGAAGAGAACGTAAGAAACATTAGAACATATGTAACGGAACTGAAAGAGCGGGTGGCCAAACTGCAGTACCAAAAGCAGCTACTAGTTTGCCAG GTTCTGGAGCTGGAAGCAAATGAAGCAGCCGGGTACAATTTAGAGAATGATGAGGACACATGTGAGACTGAGGAGCCCCAAGTCTCGTGGCAAATAACTTTCAAGGAACAAAGACAGCAGATCATTGAGTTATGGGATTTGTGCTTTGTCTCCATCATTCATAGGACAcaattttatttgttgtttaAGGGTGACCCAGCTGATCAAATCTACGTCGAAGTGGAGCTGAGACGGTTGACATGGCTGCAACAGCATCTCGCGGAACTTGGGGATGGTAGCCCTGCTCATGTGGGAGACGAACCCAGAGTTTCGTTGTCATCAag CATGAGAGCGCTAAAGCGCGAAAGAGAGTTCCTTGCGAAGAGGTTGTCTTCACGCTTGACAGCAGAGGAGAGAGAAGCATTGTACATGAAATGGGACGTCCCGCTTGAAGGAAAGCACAGGAAGCTGCAGTTTGTGAACAAACTTTGGCAAGATCCCCATGATCCCAGGCACATTCAGGAGAGTGCTGAAATAGTTGCAAAGCTTGTTGGCTTCTGCGAAAGCGGAAACCTGTCGAGAGAGATGTTTGAGCTCAATTTTGTGCTCCCATCTGATAGGAGGCCATGGATGATGGGCTGGAACCAGATTTCCAACCTTCTCAATTTGTGA